The Pseudomonadota bacterium genome includes a region encoding these proteins:
- a CDS encoding DsrE family protein, translating into MGKKFVLIITHSTDDHDRANAAIAMAVSLLSEEADLVIFFIFEGAMLAKKGVVETIEGKNFAPVRDLFPTLLEEKVPLFLCGACAKTYNITEDDLVEGVKIVHIPTIAGEMMDRETITL; encoded by the coding sequence ATGGGCAAGAAATTTGTACTGATTATCACCCATTCAACAGATGACCATGATCGTGCCAATGCCGCCATTGCCATGGCGGTATCGCTGTTGAGCGAGGAGGCTGACCTGGTCATATTCTTCATTTTTGAAGGGGCAATGCTCGCCAAAAAGGGGGTGGTGGAGACCATTGAAGGAAAGAATTTCGCGCCGGTGCGGGATCTTTTCCCGACCTTATTGGAGGAAAAGGTGCCTTTGTTTTTATGCGGTGCCTGTGCTAAAACATATAACATCACAGAAGATGATCTTGTGGAGGGTGTTAAAATTGTTCATATCCCAACCATTGCCGGCGAAATGATGGATAGAGAGACGATAACCTTATAG
- a CDS encoding DsrE/DsrF/DrsH-like family protein — MTVHKKASIMIFHDELCQVFNGLMTALSLQRAGAEVTVFFGSRGINAVHKEKIKELKCLPDQPEAEQQKVMARMEQMNLPMPEDMLLMLHMEGARLLACPLNKNVFEFRDDDFVEGVVLADPETYYTDIVMLADMNLVF; from the coding sequence ATGACTGTTCACAAAAAAGCATCGATCATGATTTTTCATGATGAACTCTGTCAGGTGTTCAACGGCCTGATGACCGCCCTGAGCCTGCAGCGGGCCGGGGCTGAGGTGACGGTGTTCTTCGGTTCCCGGGGGATCAACGCTGTACATAAGGAAAAGATAAAGGAGCTCAAATGCCTCCCTGACCAGCCGGAGGCAGAGCAGCAAAAGGTCATGGCGCGCATGGAGCAGATGAATCTTCCCATGCCGGAGGACATGCTGCTCATGCTGCACATGGAGGGCGCGCGCCTCCTGGCATGCCCACTCAACAAGAATGTTTTTGAATTCAGGGATGACGACTTTGTCGAAGGTGTCGTTCTTGCTGACCCGGAAACCTATTACACCGATATTGTCATGTTGGCGGATATGAATCTTGTTTTTTAA
- a CDS encoding metalloregulator ArsR/SmtB family transcription factor gives MSQADYSKEANLNGAAMLAKAMSDENRLRIILFLAKGKKTVSAIVEELGISQPLVSHHLKELKRCLMVKVEREGPFIHYELADQRIQQILLGLSGLASDLLANRTTF, from the coding sequence ATGTCACAAGCGGATTATTCAAAAGAGGCGAATCTTAACGGCGCGGCAATGCTGGCAAAAGCCATGTCGGACGAAAATCGTTTGAGAATTATCCTGTTCTTGGCCAAAGGGAAAAAGACCGTTTCGGCAATTGTTGAGGAACTGGGCATTTCCCAGCCGCTGGTTTCCCACCATTTAAAGGAATTGAAGCGGTGCCTGATGGTTAAAGTGGAAAGGGAGGGGCCGTTTATTCATTATGAACTGGCCGACCAGCGAATTCAGCAAATCTTATTAGGACTCAGCGGGCTTGCCTCTGATCTTCTGGCAAACCGGACAACCTTTTGA